A part of Lutra lutra chromosome 2, mLutLut1.2, whole genome shotgun sequence genomic DNA contains:
- the LOC125094145 gene encoding translation initiation factor IF-2-like, with amino-acid sequence MSPHTPPVKAIPSNVCPSSLVVPKLPVTELKGLVLHPKESEVPGRLYRHLGSRLHDLEHTFSVSPTTPKPRLGAGTQGSDPRSVSETLTQKQDEGVTVNVNGHGQEEDKSQSPTKTAPEGKSDSELYPSPWMGQRADSGARQALCSGSQASPEPPLALQAPGAGARAGAGARGAGPAAGLSAPAPSPPPQQPEAKNLLSSVPGGRRPGQPPPPPAPSAQEARPRGPGVLAGPRWRGGGASTQRRWRQRGTKTRPGPPLNAPHRLAPRSDSRRDLGRVRPPPQPPASLASLHPSRGRSPLGQPRLWARRSHVRPPRRAGPGPDGHADGGAGRGVAGGRAGQRSRGRPALSSARAGLATLRRAAAPPASTRPRSRPNPASARPWLAACSPRSLTYRERVWCGMSRRRRTLARKHPRKPPRRNPRARRRRLHSDPLPFLRPGLHPPRTPIGRRLLDSRGLPVQEVCFQSYWLKNPSITALKCASFRPRPRPQARAPAFPRDSRPAHPLPSRRARPLGSCSLLGYCGGGLPAF; translated from the coding sequence ATGTCTCCCCACACACCACCAGTTAAAGCGATTCCCTCGAACGTCTGTCCTTCATCACTAGTGGTTCCCAAACTCCCGGTCACTGAACTTAAAGGCCTAGTCCTGCACCCAAAGGAAAGCGAGGTTCCAGGCCGGCTCTACCGTCACCTAGGTAGCCGGCTGCACGACCTAGAGCACACCTTCTCAGTCTCTCCAACCACCCCGAAGCCTCGGCTGGGTGCAGGAACGCAGGGTTCAGACCCTAGGTCTGTCTCAGAGACCCTAACGCAGAAGCAGGACGAAGGTGTGACTGTAAACGTCAATGGGCACGGACAAGAAGAAGATAAAAGCCAAAGCCCCACAAAAACGGCTCCCGAAGGGAAGTCCGACTCCGAACTTTACCCTTCTCCCTGGATGGGTCAAAGGGCGGACAGCGGTGCTCGCCAAGCCTTGTGCTCCGGATCTCAAGCCTCCCCCGAGCCCCCGCTCGCTCTTCAAGCTCCGGGTGCAGGCGCCCGAGCCGGTGCAGGCGCCCGAGGGGCGGGGCCCGCCGCAGGCCTCAGCGCTCCAGcgccctccccaccgccccaaCAACCGGAAGCGAAGAACCTACTAAGCTCAGTCCCGGGTGGGCGCCGCCCGGGccagcccccgccgcccccagcGCCGTCAGCCCAGGAAGCTCGGCCACGCGGCCCGGGCGTACTCGCAGGCCCGCGATGGCGGGGCGGCGGAGCAAGCACACAAAGGAGGTGGCGTCAGCGGGGAACAAAAACCCGGCCGGGGCCTCCCTTGAACGCCCCGCACAGGCTGGCGCCCCGGAGCGACTCCCGGCGTGACCTTGGGCGCGTCcgtccccctccccagcccccggctTCGCTGGCTTCGCTACACCCGAGCCGCGGCCGCAGCCCGCTGGGGCAGCCAAGGCTCTGGGCGAGGCGCTCGCACGTCCGTCCCCCTCGCCGAGCCGGGCCGGGCCCGGACGGCCACGCGgacggcggggcggggcggggcgtggCGGGCGGGCGAGCGGGGCAGCGGTCCCGAGGGAGGCCGGCCTTGAGTTCGGCCCGAGCTGGCTTGGCCACGCTACGGCGGGCCGCCGCGCCGCCGGCCTCCACAAGGCCGCGAAGCCGTCCGAACCCCGCATCCGCTCGGCCCTGGCTGGCCGCTTGTTCTCCGCGAAGCCTGACTTACCGGGAGCGAGTTTGGTGCGGCATGAGTCGCCGCCGACGCACTCTGGCGAGGAAGCACCCCCGGAAGCCACCGAGGAGAAATCCTCGAGCAAGACGCCGCCGCCTCCACAGCGACCCACTTCCGTTCCTGaggcctgggcttcaccccccGCGCACTCCCATTGGCCGTCGTCTCCTCGACTCCCGCGGTCTACCGGTCCAGGAGGTATGTTTTCAATCCTATTGGCTAAAAAACCCATCTATTACCGCTTTGAAATGCGCTTCTTTCCGGCCCCGCCCACGTCCGCAAGCTCGAGCTCCCGCCTTCCCGCGAGACTCGCGGCCTGCACACCCACTCCCCTCCCGGCGCGCAAGGCCTCTCGGGAGTTGTAGTTTACTGGGCTACTGCGGCGGTGGGCTCCCGGCGTTCTGA